A DNA window from Candidatus Deferrimicrobiaceae bacterium contains the following coding sequences:
- a CDS encoding methyltransferase gives MMGSGGGSGDASAPDRLGFAALSIRQPEGGYRFSVDSVLLADFAAPLCAPDTLDLGTGCGVVLLLLARKCPGLRRGLGVEIQPALLECARRNVSENGLEDRIAMVAGDFREPSTDIPPAAFGLVVSNPPFRRAGEGRRNPDESRAIARHELTCTLPALFGAAARALPPGGRFALVTLASRLKELFAAAAGAGIAPETLRFVHPYSGKPAGRVLFSGRKGGRSRDVSVLPPLVEYASKGVYHADMERVFDGMIRK, from the coding sequence ATGATGGGCTCAGGGGGCGGAAGCGGCGACGCTTCCGCCCCCGACCGCCTCGGTTTCGCCGCCCTCTCGATCCGCCAGCCCGAAGGCGGCTATCGCTTCTCGGTCGACTCCGTCCTGCTGGCCGATTTCGCCGCCCCCCTTTGCGCCCCCGACACGCTCGATCTGGGCACCGGCTGCGGCGTCGTGCTGCTGCTCCTGGCCCGCAAGTGTCCCGGGCTTCGTCGCGGCTTGGGCGTCGAGATCCAGCCGGCGCTCCTCGAGTGCGCGCGGCGCAACGTATCCGAAAACGGCCTGGAAGACCGGATCGCGATGGTGGCCGGCGACTTCCGGGAGCCGTCGACCGACATTCCCCCCGCCGCGTTCGGGCTGGTCGTGTCGAACCCGCCGTTCCGGCGAGCGGGGGAGGGACGGCGAAACCCCGACGAGAGCCGCGCGATCGCCCGGCACGAGCTGACCTGCACGCTGCCCGCGCTGTTCGGGGCCGCCGCGCGGGCGTTGCCGCCGGGCGGGCGGTTCGCCCTCGTCACGCTCGCCTCCCGCCTCAAGGAGCTGTTCGCCGCCGCCGCCGGCGCCGGCATCGCGCCCGAGACGCTCCGGTTCGTCCATCCGTACTCCGGAAAGCCCGCGGGGCGGGTCCTGTTCTCGGGCCGGAAAGGGGGGCGGTCCCGCGACGTTTCCGTGCTCCCGCCGCTGGTCGAATACGCATCGAAAGGCGTCTACCACGCCGACATGGAACGGGTCTTCGACGGGATGATCCGGAAGTAG
- a CDS encoding succinate dehydrogenase cytochrome b subunit, whose product MSLFANAVGRKVLMGLTGLFMLLFVVGHLLGNSTIFAGREMLNAYAEHLHALGPLVWVIRIVMGVFLVTHLFFGIILTMENSDANPNKYAVNRMLKATFFSQTMIWTGLLLLAFLVYHLLQFTVRITPDITAEAAATKPGDVYAMVVGSFNIAAVTGVYVAAMIALFCHLSHGIQSLFQSLGLSNVNALPKFTTFGKVLATLMLLGFCLIPVSIITGILTK is encoded by the coding sequence ATGTCACTATTCGCGAATGCAGTAGGCAGAAAGGTGCTGATGGGCCTGACGGGGCTGTTCATGCTCCTGTTCGTCGTCGGGCACCTGCTGGGCAATTCCACCATCTTTGCCGGGCGTGAAATGCTTAACGCCTACGCGGAACATCTCCACGCGCTCGGGCCGCTGGTCTGGGTCATCCGGATCGTGATGGGCGTTTTCCTCGTCACCCACCTCTTCTTCGGCATCATCCTGACGATGGAGAACAGCGACGCCAATCCGAACAAGTACGCCGTCAACCGGATGCTCAAGGCCACCTTTTTCAGCCAGACGATGATCTGGACCGGCCTGCTCCTCCTCGCCTTCCTGGTCTATCACCTGCTTCAGTTCACGGTCCGCATCACGCCCGACATCACCGCCGAAGCGGCCGCCACCAAGCCGGGCGACGTCTATGCCATGGTTGTCGGCAGCTTCAACATCGCCGCGGTCACCGGCGTGTACGTCGCCGCCATGATCGCGCTCTTCTGCCACCTGTCCCACGGCATCCAGAGCCTGTTCCAGTCGCTCGGGCTCAGCAACGTCAACGCGCTCCCGAAGTTCACCACCTTCGGCAAGGTGCTGGCCACGCTGATGCTCCTGGGCTTCTGCTTGATCCCGGTTTCGATCATTACCGGCATTTTGACCAAATAG
- a CDS encoding fumarate reductase/succinate dehydrogenase flavoprotein subunit: protein MILDGKCPTGPIEKSWDKHRFDMKLVNPSNKRKYKILVVGTGLAGGAAAASLGELGYNVEAFCYQDSPRRAHSIAAQGGINAAKNYPNDGDSIQRLFYDTIKGGDFRAREADVWRLAQVSNNIIDQCVAQGVPFGRDYAGYLDNRSFGGAQVSRTFFSRGQTGQQLLLGAYSALSRQIKAGTVKMFSRTEMLDLVVVDGEAKGITVRDLITGEIRVHTGDAVLLCTGGYVNVFYLSTNAMGCSVTANWAAVKKGALMANPCYTQIHPTCIPQAGDYQSKLTLMSESLRNDGRCWVPKKAEDCGKVPGSIPEADRDYYLERKYPSFGNLAPRDIASRAAKEQCDDGRGVGPGGRGVYLDFADSIQRLGEHTIRERYGNLFEMYERITDENGYKTPMRIYPAPHYAMGGLWVDYNLMSNVPGLFVLGEANFSVHGANRLGASALMQGLADGYFVIPNTVAHYLAQTKPGVVKAEHAECKKSIQDVKDRANKFLNINGKKTVTEFMRELGTCMWENVGMARTEKSLTTAIEKIPGIREEFWKNVKVTGTGAELNQQLENAGRTADFLEFAEMLSRDALHRNESCGGHFRVEYQYDDGEAKRNDADFCYVGAWEYKGVGKEPELHKEPLKFENIHLAVRSYK, encoded by the coding sequence GTGATACTCGACGGAAAGTGTCCGACCGGACCGATCGAAAAGTCTTGGGACAAGCACCGCTTCGACATGAAGCTGGTGAACCCATCCAACAAGCGCAAATACAAGATCCTCGTAGTAGGAACCGGCCTCGCCGGCGGCGCTGCCGCGGCCTCGCTGGGAGAGCTCGGGTACAACGTCGAGGCGTTCTGCTACCAGGACAGCCCGCGCCGCGCCCACTCCATCGCCGCGCAGGGTGGCATCAACGCCGCCAAGAACTACCCCAACGACGGCGACAGCATCCAGCGCCTCTTCTATGACACGATCAAGGGCGGCGACTTCCGCGCGCGTGAAGCCGACGTCTGGCGCCTCGCACAGGTCTCCAACAACATCATCGACCAGTGCGTCGCGCAGGGCGTGCCGTTCGGCCGCGACTACGCCGGCTACCTCGACAACCGCTCCTTCGGCGGCGCGCAGGTGTCACGCACCTTCTTCTCCCGCGGTCAGACCGGCCAGCAGCTGCTGCTGGGCGCCTACTCGGCGCTCTCCCGCCAGATCAAGGCGGGCACGGTCAAGATGTTCAGCCGCACCGAGATGCTCGACCTCGTGGTGGTCGACGGCGAAGCCAAGGGCATCACGGTCCGCGACCTCATCACCGGCGAGATCCGCGTCCACACCGGCGACGCGGTGCTGCTGTGCACCGGCGGCTACGTCAACGTCTTCTACTTGTCCACCAACGCGATGGGCTGCAGCGTCACGGCCAACTGGGCCGCCGTCAAGAAGGGCGCCCTCATGGCGAACCCCTGCTACACGCAGATCCACCCCACCTGCATCCCGCAGGCCGGCGACTACCAGTCCAAGTTGACGCTCATGTCCGAGTCTCTCCGCAACGACGGCCGCTGCTGGGTTCCCAAGAAGGCGGAAGACTGCGGCAAGGTCCCCGGCTCGATCCCCGAGGCCGACCGCGACTACTACCTCGAGCGCAAGTACCCGAGCTTCGGCAACCTGGCCCCCCGCGACATCGCGTCGCGCGCGGCCAAGGAGCAGTGCGACGACGGCCGCGGCGTCGGTCCCGGCGGCCGCGGCGTCTACCTCGATTTCGCCGATTCCATCCAGCGGCTGGGCGAGCACACGATCCGCGAGCGCTACGGCAACCTGTTCGAGATGTACGAGCGCATCACCGACGAGAACGGCTACAAGACGCCGATGCGCATCTACCCGGCTCCCCACTACGCGATGGGCGGCCTCTGGGTCGACTACAACCTCATGAGCAACGTCCCGGGCCTCTTCGTCCTGGGCGAGGCCAACTTCTCGGTCCACGGCGCCAACCGCCTGGGCGCCTCGGCGCTCATGCAGGGGCTGGCCGACGGCTACTTCGTCATCCCCAACACCGTCGCCCACTACCTGGCGCAGACCAAGCCGGGTGTCGTCAAGGCCGAACACGCCGAGTGCAAAAAATCCATTCAGGACGTCAAGGACCGCGCCAACAAGTTCCTCAACATCAACGGCAAGAAGACCGTCACCGAGTTCATGCGCGAGCTCGGCACCTGCATGTGGGAAAACGTGGGCATGGCGCGCACCGAGAAAAGCCTGACCACGGCCATCGAGAAGATCCCCGGCATCCGCGAGGAATTCTGGAAGAACGTCAAGGTCACCGGCACCGGCGCCGAGCTCAACCAGCAGCTCGAGAACGCCGGCCGCACGGCCGACTTCCTCGAATTCGCCGAGATGCTCAGCCGCGACGCGCTGCACCGCAACGAGTCGTGCGGCGGCCACTTCCGCGTCGAATACCAGTACGACGACGGCGAGGCCAAGCGCAACGATGCCGATTTCTGCTACGTCGGCGCGTGGGAGTACAAGGGCGTCGGCAAGGAGCCCGAACTCCATAAGGAACCGCTGAAGTTCGAAAACATCCACCTCGCGGTAAGGAGCTACAAATAA
- a CDS encoding succinate dehydrogenase/fumarate reductase iron-sulfur subunit has protein sequence MSGHNDHNAQETTPAQVGGHGGHDDHGAHGTMTLTLIVWRQPNADAPGRMETYVAKGITEHHSFLEMLDVVNEDLIKTGKEPIVFDHDCREGICGMCSQVINGVPHGGQERTTVCQLHMRKFKNGDTIYIEPWRAKAFPIVKDLIVDREGLEKIMQAGGYTSVHTGGAPDANATPIPKPIAEYAMDAAECIGCGACVAACPNGSAMLFTSAKVAQFAALPQGQVEAAERVKAMVQALQDCGFGNCSNHYECQAACPKGINVQFIAHLNREYVKALFK, from the coding sequence ATGAGCGGCCATAACGATCACAACGCGCAAGAGACGACCCCCGCGCAGGTGGGCGGTCACGGCGGCCATGACGATCATGGCGCACACGGGACGATGACGCTCACGCTCATCGTCTGGCGGCAGCCCAACGCCGATGCCCCCGGCCGCATGGAGACCTACGTCGCCAAGGGCATCACCGAGCACCACTCGTTCCTCGAGATGCTCGACGTGGTCAACGAAGACCTGATCAAGACCGGCAAGGAGCCGATCGTGTTCGACCACGATTGCCGCGAGGGCATCTGCGGCATGTGCTCCCAGGTCATCAACGGCGTGCCGCACGGTGGCCAGGAGCGCACCACGGTCTGCCAGCTCCACATGCGCAAGTTCAAGAACGGCGACACGATCTACATCGAGCCCTGGCGCGCCAAAGCGTTCCCCATCGTGAAGGATCTCATCGTCGATCGCGAAGGCCTCGAGAAGATCATGCAGGCGGGCGGCTACACGTCGGTCCACACCGGCGGCGCGCCCGACGCCAACGCGACTCCGATCCCCAAGCCCATCGCCGAATACGCGATGGACGCGGCCGAGTGCATCGGCTGCGGCGCCTGCGTGGCGGCTTGTCCCAACGGCTCGGCCATGCTGTTCACGAGCGCCAAGGTCGCGCAGTTCGCCGCGCTGCCCCAGGGCCAGGTCGAGGCGGCCGAGCGCGTCAAGGCCATGGTCCAGGCGCTCCAGGACTGCGGCTTCGGCAACTGCTCCAACCACTACGAGTGCCAGGCGGCGTGCCCCAAGGGCATCAACGTCCAGTTCATCGCGCACCTCAACCGCGAATACGTCAAGGCGCTCTTCAAGTAG
- a CDS encoding DUF721 domain-containing protein: MTRRKDGKRPRARRPNLLSGAVDELLGNLGLPAIRALVRLSQGWESLCGALLAQKTAPADLRGGVLTVLVCNHSWAQELQFSKPLLLERIRGMLGEGVVADIRFSVGPLPEADPEETDAPSGRRPPSTVPLPEPDGLSEIDDPELRATLLSIQRRAFDLAHR, translated from the coding sequence TTGACGCGCCGGAAAGACGGCAAGAGGCCCCGCGCCCGCCGGCCCAACCTGCTCTCGGGCGCCGTCGACGAGCTTCTCGGCAACCTGGGGCTTCCGGCGATCCGGGCGCTCGTCCGGCTGTCGCAAGGCTGGGAGTCGCTTTGCGGCGCGCTGCTCGCCCAAAAGACCGCGCCCGCCGACCTGCGGGGCGGCGTGCTGACCGTCCTGGTCTGCAACCACTCCTGGGCGCAGGAGCTCCAGTTCTCGAAACCGCTGCTGCTGGAGCGAATCCGGGGAATGCTGGGCGAGGGCGTGGTCGCCGATATCCGCTTCTCGGTCGGGCCGCTGCCGGAAGCAGACCCGGAGGAAACCGACGCGCCTTCCGGGCGCCGCCCCCCTTCGACCGTCCCGCTCCCCGAGCCCGACGGGCTCTCCGAAATCGACGACCCCGAGCTGCGCGCCACCCTGCTCTCGATCCAGCGCCGCGCCTTCGACCTCGCCCACCGCTGA
- a CDS encoding DUF3343 domain-containing protein: protein MIFRGTHQVLSAEKALKHAGIPIRLIPVPRRLTSDCGLAVRIPEQALALALETLGAIPLLPASVHRQLGGGEYQEVPF from the coding sequence ATGATCTTCCGGGGAACCCACCAGGTGCTTTCGGCCGAAAAGGCGTTGAAGCATGCCGGCATCCCGATCCGGCTCATTCCGGTGCCGCGGCGGCTGACCTCCGATTGCGGCCTTGCCGTCCGCATCCCTGAGCAAGCGCTGGCGCTGGCTCTCGAAACTTTGGGCGCCATTCCGCTTCTGCCCGCTTCCGTCCATCGGCAGCTCGGCGGTGGCGAATACCAAGAGGTTCCTTTTTGA
- a CDS encoding LysM peptidoglycan-binding domain-containing protein, whose translation MTLTICRLFRKGFELAVPAFAVWAVLSFQPVLAADATENPPVSVPAAPSPASPSPPSSPSAAPPSQPEPPTAPPSQSPVAPTPVYLPSPLTSPNASVPSRLPVSPPPVLSATPPPPGLVPTVIAAPPAPSPRPDVVLSPVEVDLRVLRGREEDAEPAARDIFESLPGEGGKKRNPIPEGLGSRVEKWMNYFQSGGRNRFETYLSRSGKYAKLMKDILNKYGLPGDLIYLALIESGFSPKAYSVAKAAGPWQFIAETGKRYGLKIDWWADERRDYEKSTHAAASYLRDLYGMFDSWQLATAAYNAGEGKISRAVDRYKSNEYAQLIKYGYLTQETKDYVPKMLAAQTIAKEPDKYGFGGVEYQSPLEFDKVTVPGGIDLTVLGEIIGVPYESLREWNPELRRFCTPPNRTSYELRVPRSYGKVVQEHLDEIREDARVTFILHTAAKGETADALAERYDTSSAVIRELNGLSGNALRKSAKLVIPVTGLGPEDAIPGRELSVSQIQTAQMRSDDGRRGKMGRHHANSGKGRGTVKARKGDTLTKIAKRAGVSVSALAKANGLAGGARVKAGVRLKIPGRGADEDVGQTILGSPEDGDGGNGAVPRRKSMETAAVKAAKAVVEGSGESAAATPAKKTIRHIVRKGETLEKIARQYGVSAAEISGRNKLKDGQKIRRGRVLIIPSES comes from the coding sequence TTGACGTTGACCATATGCAGGCTTTTCCGGAAGGGGTTCGAGCTCGCTGTTCCCGCCTTCGCCGTCTGGGCCGTTCTCTCGTTCCAACCCGTCCTGGCGGCGGATGCGACTGAGAATCCGCCCGTCTCGGTTCCCGCGGCGCCTTCGCCGGCTTCTCCTTCGCCGCCTTCATCGCCGTCCGCCGCCCCCCCGTCGCAGCCCGAGCCCCCCACCGCTCCTCCGTCGCAGTCTCCCGTTGCGCCGACGCCGGTGTACCTCCCGTCGCCCCTGACGTCCCCGAACGCATCCGTGCCGTCCCGGTTGCCGGTTTCGCCGCCCCCGGTGCTGTCGGCGACTCCGCCGCCCCCCGGGCTCGTGCCGACCGTCATCGCTGCGCCCCCCGCGCCGTCGCCAAGGCCCGACGTCGTCCTGTCGCCGGTCGAGGTCGATCTCCGGGTCCTGCGAGGGCGGGAGGAGGACGCCGAGCCGGCCGCACGCGATATCTTCGAGTCCCTGCCGGGCGAGGGAGGAAAGAAGAGGAATCCCATCCCCGAGGGGCTCGGGAGCCGCGTCGAAAAGTGGATGAATTACTTCCAGTCGGGGGGTCGCAACCGTTTCGAGACCTACCTGTCCCGCTCGGGCAAGTACGCGAAGCTGATGAAGGACATCCTCAACAAGTACGGGCTTCCGGGCGACCTGATCTATCTCGCGCTCATCGAGAGCGGCTTTTCCCCCAAGGCCTATTCCGTCGCGAAGGCGGCGGGCCCCTGGCAGTTCATCGCCGAGACGGGCAAGCGGTACGGGCTCAAGATCGACTGGTGGGCCGACGAGCGCAGGGACTACGAGAAGTCGACCCATGCCGCCGCGTCCTACCTGCGCGACCTCTACGGCATGTTCGACTCGTGGCAGCTCGCGACCGCGGCGTACAACGCCGGCGAGGGGAAGATCTCCCGGGCGGTCGACCGATACAAATCAAACGAATACGCCCAGCTCATCAAGTACGGCTACCTGACGCAGGAGACCAAGGACTACGTGCCCAAGATGCTGGCCGCGCAGACCATCGCCAAGGAGCCCGACAAATACGGGTTCGGGGGGGTCGAGTACCAATCGCCGCTCGAGTTCGACAAGGTCACGGTCCCGGGCGGCATCGACCTGACCGTCCTGGGGGAGATCATCGGCGTCCCTTACGAATCGCTGCGCGAGTGGAACCCGGAGCTCCGCCGCTTCTGCACCCCGCCGAACCGCACATCGTACGAGCTTCGGGTCCCGCGCAGCTACGGCAAGGTGGTCCAGGAGCATCTCGACGAGATCCGCGAGGACGCCCGGGTCACCTTCATCCTCCACACGGCAGCCAAGGGAGAGACCGCCGACGCGCTGGCCGAAAGGTACGATACCTCCTCCGCGGTCATCCGGGAGCTCAACGGGTTGAGCGGGAACGCCCTGCGGAAATCCGCGAAGCTCGTGATTCCCGTGACCGGGCTCGGCCCGGAGGACGCCATTCCGGGCAGGGAGCTGTCCGTCAGCCAGATCCAGACGGCGCAGATGCGGTCCGACGACGGGCGGCGGGGGAAGATGGGCCGCCATCACGCGAATTCCGGGAAGGGCCGCGGGACGGTCAAGGCGCGCAAGGGCGACACGTTGACGAAAATCGCCAAGCGCGCCGGGGTCTCGGTGTCTGCGCTGGCCAAGGCCAATGGGCTGGCCGGCGGCGCCCGGGTCAAGGCCGGCGTCCGTCTCAAGATCCCCGGACGTGGGGCGGACGAGGACGTGGGCCAGACGATCCTCGGAAGCCCGGAAGATGGCGACGGCGGAAACGGCGCCGTGCCCCGGCGCAAGTCCATGGAGACGGCGGCCGTGAAGGCCGCGAAGGCGGTCGTCGAGGGTTCGGGGGAATCGGCCGCCGCGACGCCTGCGAAGAAGACGATCCGCCACATCGTCCGGAAAGGGGAGACGCTCGAAAAGATCGCCCGGCAATACGGCGTCTCCGCCGCCGAGATCTCCGGGCGCAACAAGCTGAAGGACGGCCAGAAGATCCGGCGGGGCCGCGTCCTCATCATCCCGTCCGAGTCGTGA
- a CDS encoding aminotransferase class V-fold PLP-dependent enzyme — protein MPSRPPMIYLDNAATSLPKPPGVAKAVAEAIGRAGNPGRSGHVLSIRSARDLFTARERLAELFGFRDSSRFVFTENATAALNQAIKGLLRPGDHVVTTSVEHNAVMRPLRRLEDAGVALTIVSADATGTVDPAAMAAAIRPGTRLVIVTHASNVSGAIQPVAAIVSAARARGVFTLIDAAQTAGSVPIDLGALPADMLAAAGHKGLLGPQGTGFLFVREGVPLIPLIEGGTGSRSEEDRQPEFYPDCMESGTPNSVGIAGLSVALGWLLRKGVGKVREHEVALLSELIDGMRSIPGIALYGPATPDQRSCAVSFNVSGADPGDVCRRLERDGGILLRSGLHCSPNAHKTLGTFPQGTVRVSPGVFTTRKEIRLFLAALRRQAP, from the coding sequence GTGCCCTCGCGTCCGCCCATGATCTATCTCGACAACGCGGCCACTTCGCTGCCGAAGCCGCCCGGGGTGGCCAAGGCCGTGGCGGAGGCTATCGGGCGCGCGGGGAACCCGGGCCGGTCCGGCCACGTCCTTTCGATCCGGTCGGCCCGCGACCTGTTTACGGCGCGCGAGCGGCTGGCCGAGCTGTTCGGCTTTCGCGACAGCTCCCGATTCGTCTTCACCGAAAACGCCACCGCGGCCCTGAACCAGGCGATCAAGGGGCTTCTCCGTCCGGGAGACCACGTCGTCACGACCTCCGTGGAGCACAATGCGGTCATGCGGCCGTTGCGCCGCCTCGAGGACGCCGGGGTCGCCTTGACGATCGTTTCCGCCGACGCGACCGGGACGGTCGATCCGGCCGCGATGGCGGCCGCGATCCGGCCCGGGACGCGGCTCGTGATCGTAACCCACGCCTCGAACGTATCCGGCGCGATCCAGCCGGTCGCGGCGATCGTCTCCGCCGCGCGGGCGCGGGGCGTGTTCACGCTGATCGATGCTGCCCAGACCGCCGGTTCCGTGCCGATCGACCTGGGGGCGTTGCCGGCCGACATGCTGGCGGCTGCGGGCCACAAGGGGCTGCTCGGGCCTCAGGGCACCGGATTCCTGTTCGTCCGGGAAGGGGTCCCGCTCATCCCCCTGATCGAGGGCGGAACGGGCAGTCGATCCGAGGAGGATCGCCAGCCCGAGTTCTATCCCGACTGCATGGAATCGGGCACCCCCAACAGCGTCGGGATCGCGGGGCTTTCGGTGGCGCTCGGCTGGTTGTTGCGGAAGGGAGTCGGCAAGGTGCGCGAACACGAGGTGGCGCTGCTGTCCGAGCTCATCGACGGGATGCGCTCGATTCCGGGGATTGCCTTGTACGGCCCGGCGACGCCGGACCAACGCTCCTGCGCCGTTTCGTTCAATGTGTCGGGTGCCGACCCGGGCGACGTCTGCCGCCGGCTCGAGCGCGACGGGGGCATTCTCCTGCGCTCGGGCCTCCACTGCTCCCCGAACGCCCACAAGACGCTGGGCACGTTCCCGCAGGGCACGGTCCGCGTCAGCCCCGGGGTCTTCACCACCCGGAAGGAGATTCGCCTGTTCCTCGCAGCGCTGCGCCGCCAGGCTCCCTAG
- the rfaE2 gene encoding D-glycero-beta-D-manno-heptose 1-phosphate adenylyltransferase — translation MPRRSQRTGLPEDPPKKIISRTATKALFSRLRAEGLRIVFTNGCFDILHAGHAQYLRKAASMGDVLVVGLNSDASIRRLKGEGRPVQIQRDRAYLLASLACVSFVVGFAEDTPEKLIEAIVPHVLVKGADWKNKDIVGGAFVRAHGGTVKTIRFLAGRSTTAIIAKSRGADDAPTSCG, via the coding sequence TTGCCTCGAAGATCGCAACGAACGGGCCTACCGGAAGACCCGCCCAAAAAAATAATCTCCCGCACCGCGACCAAGGCGCTCTTCTCCCGGCTGCGGGCCGAGGGTCTCCGCATCGTCTTCACCAATGGCTGCTTCGACATCCTGCACGCCGGTCACGCGCAATACCTGCGGAAGGCCGCGTCGATGGGCGACGTGCTCGTGGTGGGGCTCAACAGCGACGCGTCGATCCGGCGGCTCAAGGGGGAGGGGCGTCCGGTGCAAATACAGCGCGACCGCGCCTATCTGCTCGCTTCGCTCGCCTGCGTCTCGTTCGTGGTGGGGTTTGCCGAGGATACGCCCGAAAAGCTGATCGAAGCGATCGTCCCCCACGTCCTGGTCAAGGGGGCCGACTGGAAGAACAAGGATATCGTCGGCGGAGCGTTCGTGCGGGCGCATGGCGGCACGGTGAAGACCATCCGATTCCTGGCCGGCCGCTCCACCACCGCGATCATTGCGAAGTCCCGGGGGGCGGACGACGCCCCAACGAGTTGCGGCTGA
- a CDS encoding carbon-nitrogen family hydrolase yields the protein MKSAFTAAALQFQVDLGEVDRNARRAFGLIADAARKGAKLCVLPEMWSTGFANDRLLPLSGSTPGIVFELRKLAEAHGMVIAGSLPERVGRSVYNTMIVINANGVITGQYRKTHLFSPSGEHKAFRAGASAGVIHTDRGVVGPLICYDLRFPELSRKYYMEGATIFCVSAQWPTARKSHWDALLAARAIENQLFVVAANAVGQSGEFIFPGGSAIISPLGERLAEGVNEEAVVTAQIDPAEADKFRRRIPCLEDRNERAYRKTRPKK from the coding sequence ATGAAAAGCGCTTTTACCGCCGCCGCCCTGCAGTTCCAGGTCGACCTGGGCGAGGTCGACCGGAACGCCCGCAGGGCCTTCGGCCTGATCGCGGACGCCGCCCGCAAGGGGGCGAAGCTGTGCGTGCTCCCCGAGATGTGGAGCACCGGATTCGCGAACGACCGGCTTCTCCCGCTTTCCGGCAGCACTCCCGGCATCGTCTTCGAATTGCGCAAGCTGGCCGAGGCGCACGGCATGGTCATCGCCGGCTCGCTTCCAGAGCGGGTCGGCCGGTCGGTCTACAACACGATGATCGTGATCAACGCCAACGGTGTCATCACGGGGCAATACCGGAAGACGCACCTGTTCAGCCCGTCGGGCGAGCACAAGGCGTTCCGGGCCGGCGCCTCGGCCGGCGTCATCCACACCGACCGGGGCGTCGTCGGGCCGCTCATCTGCTACGACCTCCGCTTCCCCGAGCTTTCGCGAAAATATTACATGGAAGGCGCCACGATCTTCTGCGTCTCGGCGCAGTGGCCTACCGCCCGAAAGAGCCACTGGGACGCGCTGCTTGCGGCGAGGGCGATCGAGAACCAGTTGTTCGTGGTGGCAGCCAACGCCGTGGGGCAGTCCGGCGAGTTCATCTTCCCCGGCGGCTCCGCGATCATCTCCCCGCTGGGCGAGCGGCTCGCCGAGGGCGTCAACGAGGAAGCGGTCGTGACCGCGCAGATCGACCCGGCCGAGGCCGACAAATTCCGCAGGAGGATCCCTTGCCTCGAAGATCGCAACGAACGGGCCTACCGGAAGACCCGCCCAAAAAAATAA